In one Achromobacter spanius genomic region, the following are encoded:
- a CDS encoding cyclase family protein — protein sequence MSQNILAQFMTELVTGRIGLVDLTETLTPEFPTIVLPPEFGQAWPFRMEEISRYDERGPAWYWNNFSCSEHTGTHFDAPAHWVSGKDQPDNTVDTIPIDAFIASACVIDCSAEARDNPDFLLTIDFVKAWEEKHGRIPARSWVLMRTDWSKRAKPVEYLNMQEDGAHSPGPDADVVPWLIKERDVHGFGTESVGTDAGQAHHLNPPYPCHYYMHGNNRYGLQCLTNLDQLPPTGAVIFSAPLKIRSGSGSPLRVLALAPKA from the coding sequence ATGAGCCAGAACATTCTTGCCCAATTCATGACGGAACTCGTCACCGGCCGCATCGGCCTGGTGGACTTGACCGAGACGCTGACGCCGGAATTCCCCACCATCGTGCTGCCGCCGGAGTTCGGCCAGGCCTGGCCCTTCCGCATGGAAGAAATCTCGCGCTATGACGAGCGCGGCCCCGCCTGGTACTGGAACAACTTCTCGTGTTCCGAACACACGGGTACCCACTTCGACGCGCCCGCCCACTGGGTCAGCGGCAAGGACCAGCCTGACAACACCGTCGACACCATACCCATCGACGCCTTCATTGCCAGCGCCTGCGTCATCGACTGTTCCGCCGAGGCCCGCGACAACCCCGACTTTCTCCTGACCATCGACTTCGTCAAGGCCTGGGAAGAGAAGCATGGCCGCATCCCCGCGCGTTCGTGGGTGCTGATGCGCACCGACTGGTCCAAGCGCGCCAAGCCGGTTGAATACCTGAACATGCAGGAAGACGGCGCGCATTCGCCGGGGCCGGACGCGGACGTGGTGCCCTGGCTGATCAAGGAGCGCGACGTGCACGGCTTCGGCACGGAGTCCGTGGGCACCGACGCCGGCCAGGCCCATCACCTGAACCCGCCCTACCCCTGCCACTACTACATGCACGGCAACAACCGCTATGGCCTGCAATGCCTGACCAACCTGGACCAGTTGCCGCCCACCGGCGCGGTGATTTTCTCGGCCCCGCTGAAGATCC